A window of Opitutus sp. ER46 contains these coding sequences:
- a CDS encoding glycosyltransferase family 2 protein: protein MNPPFPPIHNGVLSVIVPAFNEAATAREALAAIVAKEIPGWRLEIIIIESNSTDGTRDIVLSYQSHPRVRVILEDRPQGKGHAVRAGLAAATGDVILIQDADLEYDLADYDTLLAPIAAGRQEFVLGSRHGEGGWAIRKFSDQPVQALLLNTAHWGFTFLINVSCWVRLRDPFTMYKVFRRSCIQGLTFECNRFDFDWELLIKLIRKGHRPIEIPISYKSRSFKEGKKISMFRDPITWIVAWAKSRFGPL from the coding sequence TTGAACCCTCCGTTTCCGCCCATCCATAACGGCGTCCTGTCCGTCATCGTCCCCGCCTTCAACGAAGCCGCGACCGCACGCGAAGCGCTCGCCGCGATCGTGGCGAAGGAAATCCCGGGCTGGCGGCTCGAGATCATCATCATTGAAAGCAATTCGACCGACGGCACCCGGGACATCGTGCTCAGCTACCAGTCCCACCCGCGGGTCCGGGTCATCCTCGAGGATCGTCCCCAGGGCAAGGGCCACGCCGTCCGTGCCGGCCTCGCCGCCGCCACCGGCGACGTGATCCTGATCCAGGACGCCGACCTCGAGTACGATCTCGCCGATTACGACACGCTGCTCGCCCCCATCGCCGCCGGCCGGCAGGAGTTTGTCCTGGGTTCGCGCCACGGCGAGGGGGGCTGGGCGATCCGCAAGTTCTCCGACCAGCCCGTGCAGGCGCTGCTCCTGAACACCGCCCATTGGGGCTTCACCTTCCTGATCAATGTCTCCTGCTGGGTCCGGCTGCGCGATCCGTTCACCATGTACAAGGTGTTCCGCCGCTCGTGCATCCAGGGCCTGACGTTCGAGTGCAACCGCTTCGATTTCGACTGGGAGCTCCTGATCAAGCTGATCCGCAAGGGGCACCGGCCGATCGAGATTCCGATCAGCTACAAGTCGCGCTCGTTCAAGGAGGGGAAGAAGATCTCCATGTTCCGCGACCCGATCACCTGGATTGTCGCCTGGGCGAAATCCCGCTTCGGCCCACTGTGA